Genomic DNA from Alkalihalobacterium alkalinitrilicum:
ATAAATGTTTTTAAAGGTGACATGTCTTTCGTGGGGCCTAGACCAGAGGTGCCTAAATATGTTGCATTATATGATAACCAACAAAAAAACATTTTAAGGGTAAGGCCAGGTATAACTGATTTAGCATCTATTGAATATAGAGATGAAAACACTCTGTTAGCTAAGAGTAATGATCCTGAAAAAACATATATCGAAGAAATTATGATCAAAAAAATTGAATTAAACATAGAATACCTAAGTAAGATGTCAGTTCTTTATGATATAAAATTAATTTTAAAGACGATACTAGTAATTATGAAATAAAACTAATTTTGGGGGATTTAGATGCTAGTTTCATTTATAGTTGTAGCACTTAATGCAGGTGATAAACTTAATAGTTTAATAGAAGATATAAAAAAACAAGACTATGACCATGGGAATATAGAAGTTATATTTGTTGACGGCAATTCTACTGATAACACTAAGGAAGTGATGACTTGTCTTCAAAATTCAAGTCATGACTTTAATAGAGTTTGCGTGTTAGACAATCCCAAAAAGACATTACCATGCGGATGGAATATAGCCTTAAAAGAAAGTAAAGGAGATATTATCTTAAGAGTAGATGCCCATTCTTCCATTCCAACAAACTTTATCAAAAACAATGTCGAGTGTCTTAAAACAGGTGAAAAAATTGTTGGTGGGCATAGAATTAGTATTATTGATGAAAAAAGTTCATGGCAGAAAACACTCCTGATAGCTGAAACATCTTTATTTGGTAGTGGAATAGCTAGTTATAGAAGAACTAAAGAAAAAAATTATGTCAGTACTTTGGCACACGCGGCTTATTCTATAGAAGTCTTTCAAAAAGTCGGCGGATATGATGAAAGATTAGCTAGAACTGAAGACAATGAAATACACTACCGTATGAAAGTAGCTGGGTATAAATTTTTACTGAACCCTAAAATACAGTCATTTCACCATGCCAGAAATACATTTTCAAAAATGTTAAAACAGAAGTTCTTAAATGGATACTGGATAGGTCTAACCCTGGGTATTTCTCCTAAATGTTTCTCAACTTATCACTTTGTGCCATTATTATTCGTACTAGCTATAATTTTTGGAATTGGTTTAGGACTATATGGAATTACATTACCAATAACAGTGTTGGCAAGTATATACTTTTCTTTTAATATTCTAAATACTGCAGCTTCTACATTAGGTAAAAAGTTTGAGGTAAGTTATCTATTACTTCCGTTTTTATTTTTATTATTACACGTTTATTATGGCATAGGTACGCTATGGGGAATCATAAAGTTGCCGTTATGGAAGGAAAAAAGCGTAAAGTTTGAACCCCCAAACATTATCAGGTAATATCTACCAGAAGTTAATACATCACTTTATTATGGAGGATTTTAAGATGTGGAATCATGTTAAATTAATTCAGGAGTTAAAATCTATTTTACCTTTTGGATTGAAATTGTTAATCATAAGAATTTTGGTTGCAGCGCAGTACATTTTTTATGCAATTTTTCCACAAAAAGTTGAAGCTGTTGATCAAAGTAAAAGGAAAATTTATGTATTATTAAGTACCGATTACTCAAACTTAGGCGATCATGCAATGACTTATGCACACATAAAGTTACTGAAAGAAAATTATCCAGAAGCTCAAATTATTGAAGTTTTAGTAAGTGATACATTGAAGAAGATTAAAGATCTGCAATCAATAATAGGTCCAGAAGATGTATTAACATTGAAAGGTGGAGGGAATATTGGACTTGAATATTTCCGGGAAGAACTATATAGAAGAATATTAATTAAAAAATTTAATAAAAATAAAATCATTTTATTCCCACAAACAGTATATTTCCCTGATACAAACAAGGGAAAACGTGAATTTAAAAATACAATGACGATTTTTAATAGTCATCCACAGTTTTATACGTTTATTCGGGATAAAATATCATTTGATTTAGTCAAGAAATATTTAGGGGAAAGAGTTTTCTTAATACCTGATATAGCAATGTCTCTGGGTGATTTAGAAATAAAAATGGAGCGAAAAGGTGCTACTATATGTCTAAGGGATGATAAAGAAGGGGTGTATACAAAAAAACAAAAAGAGATGATTATTTCAAGTACCAAAAAACATTATGAGAAAATAAACATTACTGATACGATCACTAATTACCCAATATCTATTGAACAAAGGGAGAATGAATTATATAAAATATGGAATCTATTTTCGGCATCAGAATTAATTATTACAGATAGATTACATGGAATGATATTTGCTGCAATAACATCTACTCCATGTGTTGTTTTTGGGACATATAATCACAAGTTAATTGGTCAGTATAAATGGTTAGAGCACCTGGATTATATTAGGTTTACAAAGTGTGATGAAAGTGAGATAAATACTGCAATAAAGGAACTGCAGGATATCAAAAATGTTCATTTCAATATTGATAGTAAATATTATAAAAAGATTACTGAATTAATATGATTCTTCCAGAAATATTTGGGCAAGTTATAAGTTTTAAATACTTATAAAACTTATTAGTCAGGTGGTTAATTATGAATAAAGATAAATGTGTTGAAATCAGAAAAGCAACAAGTAATGATTTAAATGCTATTGCAGACGCACATATGAAAGTGTTTGATAGTTATTTTTTAACTAGCCTTGGTAGTAAATTGGTTAAGAAGTATTATGGTGAATACTTATCGAATAGTAATACCGTTTTTTTTATTGCAATAAAAGGTAATTCTGTAGTTGGATTTGTTTTAGGAACTATTGACTTAGATCAGACAATGAAATATTTCTACAAAAAGAATTTTTTTAGTATATTAAAAAAAATCTCGATTGAATCAATAAAAGGAAATACAAATATAATTAAAGGAGTTAAAGAACGTTTTTCGGCAATTAATGAAGCATTAGCCGCTATTCTAAAAAAAGATACGAATGATCAGCACCGAGAACTAAAAGTTAGGCTTATGTCAATTGGGACTTTATCTGAATATAGAGGGACTAACGTTTCTAGTAATCTAGTAAAAGCATTTGATAATGAATTATTAAAAAGAGGTAAACAAGATTATTGTTTGGCCTTTAAGAAAGATAATCACAGGGCTAGAGCCTTTTATGTGAAAATGGGATTTGAGAAGAATTATTATAAGAAAGACCTAGAAGTAATGCAAAAACGTATAATGTGATCTTGTTACTACTTCTTCTGGAGGTATTTTTAATGGGTAAAATAAAAGTATTGCATGTATTAGCACAAAGGCCTAAAGGTGGTATAGGTACTTTTCTAAAAAACATGCAGGCTAATATAGATACATCTAAGGTACAATTTGATTATATAATTTGTGATTCAGATGAAACTGGAGAATTCGATACTTTTGTAGAAAAATTTGGATCTAAAGTCCATATCTTATCTCCGTTAAAATCTAATAAAATATTCCGTTATATATCAGAAGTTGACACTTTTTTCAAGACTAATGGTAGTGAATACGATATAGTTCATGGACATCTCTCAAGCCTCGGAGTAATTTATTTAAGTATAGCTAGCAAATATGGCATAAAACATAGAGTGATTCACTCTCATGCAACTAGGCTATCAGATAAAAGGTTAAATGAGTTTAGAAATTTTTTTACTGAACTACCTTTGAAAAAGGCTGCTAATATATACTTCGCATGCTCCAAAAAAGCTGGAGAACATAAATTTGGGAAAAAGAATATGGATAATAATAAAGTCCATATTATTAATAATGCTGTAGATGTCAATAAATACAGATTTGATACAGAAAAAAGAGTTAAATTAAGAAAAGAATTGAATTTAGAAGATAAGATAGTTATTGGTAATGTGGGAAGGCTATCTAATCAAAAGAATCTATTATTTTTAATTGATGTATTTCATCGAATCTATGATAAAGACAAAAAAGCAGTTCTAATGTTAATTGGAGATGGTGAGCTATTTACCACTTTAAAAAATAAAGTTGACTCACTAGGGTTAAAAAATGCAGTATTATTTCTAGGTAAAAGAAGTGATGTTGATAAATTACTACAAGCTATGGATGTCTTTGTGATGACTTCTTTATATGAAGGTTTTCCTTTAGTCGGGGTTGAGGCACAGTGTTCTGGGCTTCCTTGTGTATTTTCCAACACAATTACTAAAGAGATAAAGGTTACTGATGGTTGTGAATTTCTCTCATTAAAAGAAACGAAAGAATTATGGGCCTCTAAAATTCTAAACCTTGTTCGTGAGAACTCAGGTAGAAATCAGGCATATAAGTTAGTAGCGAATGCTGGTTATGATATAAAAAAAGAGGCAGAAAAATTGCAAAGGTTATATCATAAGATTATGGAAAAAAATTAAGTTATGGAATGACATGTATTAATAGAGTCTAAGAATACTCATTATTATACATTGTCATACCCATAGATTAAATAACTATTAAAGTAATAATCGATCAATAATACTGATATAACTTAAAGTATAATGTGGGTATTATAATAGAACAATTAAAGAAATCTGGTGAGTAAAATGGTGAAAAAAGTTTTTTTTGTAATGAACACAATGAGAGCTGGAGGCGCTGAACGGGTTGTCTCCCTTCTTGCTAATAATCTAGTGGTAAAAGGTCAGGATGTTTCAATAATTGTTACTTCCAATGATAACTCGTTTTATAAATTAAATAATAAGATAAACTATTGCAAACTAGGCTGTTGTTCAAAGGATTTAAATTTATTTAATAAGTTAAAAACTAACTTTTTAGAAATATTAAAGCTCATTCGAGTTTTAAAGAGAGAAAAGCCAGATGTTGTAATAACTTTCATAAGGAACATTCCTACTATAATAGCCTGTAAAGTTGCAGGTATAAAAGTGATAGTTTCAGAAAGGAATAATCCTATTTATGATCCTCCAAATAAAGTGTGGAGGTTTTTGAGGAGAATTATCTATCCTTTTGCAAATGGTTTTGTATTTCAAACGGATGCAGTTAAAGGTTATTTCGATCTGAATATACAGAAAAAAAGTGTTGTTATCCCCAATCCTGTAAATGAAGAACTACCTATTTGCAATAATAATAAGAAAAGGAAGGTAATTGTAAGTGTAGGTCGCCTTTCAAAACAAAAGGATCATGCAACACTTATTAAAGCATTTGGTATTGTGAGGAAAACTTTCACAGATTATGAACTTATTATTTATGGTGAGGGTAACCTACGAGAAGATTTATTAGAAATGATCGAAAATTTAGGGCTAAAAGATAGTGTTTTTTTACCTGGAAATGCAAAAAACTTATATAGTGAAATCTGTGATGCATCTGTCTTTGTACTTTCATCAAAATATGAAGGCTTTCCTAATGCATTAATTGAAGCAATGGCTCTAGGTCTACCTGTAATTTCAACCAAGTGTAATTATGGCCCTTCAGAAATTATAAAAAACGGTGAAAACGGTTTTTTAGTAGAAGTTGGAGACTATGAAGAGCTAGCTAAAAAAATTAATTATGTTATTAAAAATAAATCAATATCAGAAAAAATTGGAAATAATGCTTATGCAATTAGAGATAAACTAAGCACTGAAAAAATCATTAAAAAGTGGATTGATTATATTAATTTAGTTAAATGAAAATGTTAATTTTATAAAAACAAACTATAAATAGTCAGGTAGGTTAACATGTTAACTAATAGAATACAGGAACAACGAAAAAAAATATTTAACTTTGAATTTATCCTAACTATTGTATTTTTGTTTACATTATTTTACACAATAGATGGTTTCGTATATGGTAAATTTCTTTTAATACTTCTTATGTCTCTTGTTTTTTTGGTAAAAAATAAAGAACTGAAGTTTGATAGAAGTATTTTTATTTTCTATTTATTTTTGATCCTTGTTGGTGCATCAGGTATTTATGGGGAAAGAAATGAATTCATTATAGGTAACATGATCACATTATTTGCGTGTTTTATGTTGTTAATTATTATACCTTTAATAGTTAACAATGAAGAGAGGCTAGAAATATTTATTAGTTTTACAATTTATTTTGGATTTTTCTTAAGCTTGTACGTGATTTCTTTAACTGATATTGAGAGATTATTACAAGGAAGGTACTATGCCTCTTTAGTGTTGTTTGAAAAAATAGGTAATCGAAATTCTGTAGCGATTTTGATAGGAATTGCATTTAATTTTGGTATTTATAAAATACTATATCGGCACAGGTATGCATATATACCATTAATATCATTTATGTTGATGGCGGTCTTGTTGACTGGCTCCCGAAAGGGCCTGTTATTGTGTGTTATCCCTTTATTCATTAATTTAGCGTTAATATCACTTAAATCAAATATTAGAAGGAAAATTTTGTATACTACTTTATTTATCATTTTAACTATTTCATTACACTTTATTATATTTAAGGTTGATTTTTTATATCAAAATATTGGTTGGAGAATTGAAAGTATATATTCTGAAATAATACTAAATGAGTCAAGCGAAGAAAGCTCTTTTAATGTTAGGCAAGAAATGATCCAATATGGGTTTGAGTACTTTAAAGAAAAACCTTTTTTTGGGTATGGAATAGAAAATTACAGATATCTATACGGTGTTGACAGTGGATTTGAGACATATTCACATAATAACTATATTGAAATATTGGTTAATAACGGGCTGATTGGATTTATTTTATATTATTCGTTTTTCATAATAGTTATTATCAAGGCTAACATTAAACGAAGAGCTTCTACAATAGTCGCAGAAAAAAACTTTTATACTTTTATAATAACCATTCTAATGTGCTTACTTATAATGGACGTAGCAGTAATTAGTTACAAGTGGTTTCCTTATTATATATTATTGGCATTAGCCTTAAAAGGAAGTTGGAATAAAGAAAATATAAATAGGAGTATCCTAAATGAAAATAACTGAGAATTTAACAAAAGTAATTAATAATCCATATAAAATATTATCTTATTTTGGCGAAAGAGGTATGTTAAAAACACTACCTGACAATCTCTATCTTAAATTATTATTTCGTGCTAGGTTAGGAAAAGAATTAAACTTAAGAAATCCAAATACATTTAACGAAAAACTGCAGTGGTTAAAAATATACGACCGTAACCCTAAATATACAACATTGGTAGATAAGTATGAGGTTAGAAAACATGTATCAAATACTATTGGAAAGGAGTATTTGATACCTTTGTTAGGAGTGTATGATAAGGTAGATGAAATAGATATTACTACATTACCAAATGAGTTTGTTTTGAAATGTACTCATGATTCTGGGGGTATAGTGATTTGTAAAAATAAAAATAACTTTGATGTTGAATTAGCAAGGGAAAAATTGAGACGTAGTATAAATAAAAATTATTTTTATCAATACAGAGAATGGCCATACAAAAATGTTAACCCAAAAATAGTATGTGAGAAATACATGGTTGATGAATCTGGTAAGGAATTAAAAGACTACAAAATATTTTGTTTTAACGGGGAACCTAAAATAATACAAGTTGATTTTAACCGTTTTACTGGACATACGAGAAATTTGTACGATACCAATTGGAATTATTTACCTACCTCATTTCAATATCCAACAAACCCAGACATAGTTATAAATAAACCTAATAGACTAGCTGAAATGATTAAATTAGCTAGAATCTTAGCTGAAGGGTTAACTTTTGTAAGAATAGATTTCTATTCTATTAATGATCGAATTTTCTTTGGTGAAATCACCTTCTATCCTGAATCGGGTTTTGGGAATTTCTATCCAAATACCTTAGGTGTTGAAATGGGAGAGTGGATAAAGTTATCTAAAATTAATTAACTAAATAATTGATTTTCTTATATTATAAGATTATTTGTAAATTTGTATCAGCCCAAAATTAACAAATATTGGAAAATTTCTATGTGTTGACTATGTTAAAGAGAGAGATGATTATATGAAAGTCCTTAAGGTTTCCTGTGAAGGGTTGGGAAACGGTGGCGTACAAAATGTAATAATGAATATATGCAGAAATATACCAGATGCTAAGTTCGATATAATATTGTTTACTTCTGAAAGAAGGCATTACGATAATGAATTTGAAATGCTTGGAGGTAAGATATTTAGAATTAATAAATATGAAGGTTCTAGTAGATTTATTAAAAAAATAGATTCCTATTATAAATTCATTAGAATTTTTACTAATACGTATAAAATAGTTAAGAAAAATGGTCCATATGATGTAATACATTGTCATAATGAATTAGAAAGTGGTATTTGTAATTTGGCTGCCTATTTTGCTGGAATTAAAATCAGGATTGCACATGCTCATACAGCTGACGATAAATACTTAAAAAGTAATGTTATAAAGTATATCCTTAAGAAAGGTTTACAAAGCTTAATGAACCTTACAAGTAATATTAAAATTAGTTGTACTAAAAAAGCTTTAGTCAACCTTTTTGGAAAAAGATACTATGAAGATGATAATTCCTTTATTATTCCTAATCCAATTGATACAAAATGGTTCAAGAAAACAAATGATAAATCTATTCGGGAAAAAGGAATTAATATTATTCATATTGGGAGATATTGCCAAAATAAAAATCAAATGCTACTAGTTAATATTTTACCACTAATTGCAAACTCCTACCCTAATATAAGATTGCAACTTATTGGTTCTGGCGATGAGCATAAGGAACAGCTTCAGAATAAAGCAGAATCGTTGGGGGTAACATCTAGAGTGGAATTTTTGCCAGCAGATTCTAATGTTAAAGAAGTACTTGAAAATGCAAGTATATTTGTTTTCCCTTCTATTACAGAAGGTTTTGGTATTGCAGCACTTGAAGCTCAAGCTATGGAGGTCCCATGTTTGGTTTCTGATACAGTTCCTAAAGAGGTAGATTGTGGATTGTGTGAATTTTTACCCCTTTCAGAATCAAGAGAAGTTTGGGCGCAGGAAGTAGTTAATATTCTTAGAAATAACTACAGAATGAAGTTAAATTGGGATAAGCTGCATTCATTAGATATTGAATGTTATACCCAAAAAATAAAATCTATCTATGGAGGTTAAGCATCATGAGAATTGGAACACTTACTTATCACCAAGCAAATAATTACGGAGCGGTCTTACAAGCTTATGCACTGCAAAAGTTTCTAATTAATTCAGGTGTCGAGACTGAAGTTATTAATTATCGTCCTAATCCAAAAGCAAGTTCATTAAAACTACAACGAAGCTTTAGAGATAAAGTACTACATTACTTATTAAATCCGAAAGAGTTAGTTGAAAATAAGTTAAAGCAACATAGGTTTAGTACATTTAGAAAAAGACATCTTAACATTTCAGCTGAAATGTTTATTGGGGATGAGCAAATAAAAATTAATCCACCAAATTATGACTTGTATATTGTTGGTAGCGATCAAGTTTGGAATACTGATTTATCAAATAGTTCAAAGGCATACTTTCTAAATTTTGTTAAGAGTGGGCGTAGAATATCTTACGCTGCTAGCTTGGGGAAAGACAATTTTAATGAAGTTGAAAAAGAATATGTGAGTAAATATTTATCTAAATTTAATGCAATTTCAGTACGAGAAAATTTACTACAACAAAATTTAGAAAAAGATTTTTTAATTAAGGCTAAGCATGTATTAGATCCTATTTTTTTGCTAGATAAAAAGGGCTGGCTTAAAATAGCTAATAAAGTAACTTTACCTAAAAATTTTGTTTTATGTTATATGATGGAGTATTCAGTTGAGTTAATCGAGCATACTAAAAATGTTGCCTCTCAATTGAATTGTACTCCTATTTTTATTTCTCCATCACATTCCAATTT
This window encodes:
- a CDS encoding glycosyltransferase family 2 protein, which encodes MLVSFIVVALNAGDKLNSLIEDIKKQDYDHGNIEVIFVDGNSTDNTKEVMTCLQNSSHDFNRVCVLDNPKKTLPCGWNIALKESKGDIILRVDAHSSIPTNFIKNNVECLKTGEKIVGGHRISIIDEKSSWQKTLLIAETSLFGSGIASYRRTKEKNYVSTLAHAAYSIEVFQKVGGYDERLARTEDNEIHYRMKVAGYKFLLNPKIQSFHHARNTFSKMLKQKFLNGYWIGLTLGISPKCFSTYHFVPLLFVLAIIFGIGLGLYGITLPITVLASIYFSFNILNTAASTLGKKFEVSYLLLPFLFLLLHVYYGIGTLWGIIKLPLWKEKSVKFEPPNIIR
- a CDS encoding polysaccharide pyruvyl transferase family protein → MWNHVKLIQELKSILPFGLKLLIIRILVAAQYIFYAIFPQKVEAVDQSKRKIYVLLSTDYSNLGDHAMTYAHIKLLKENYPEAQIIEVLVSDTLKKIKDLQSIIGPEDVLTLKGGGNIGLEYFREELYRRILIKKFNKNKIILFPQTVYFPDTNKGKREFKNTMTIFNSHPQFYTFIRDKISFDLVKKYLGERVFLIPDIAMSLGDLEIKMERKGATICLRDDKEGVYTKKQKEMIISSTKKHYEKINITDTITNYPISIEQRENELYKIWNLFSASELIITDRLHGMIFAAITSTPCVVFGTYNHKLIGQYKWLEHLDYIRFTKCDESEINTAIKELQDIKNVHFNIDSKYYKKITELI
- a CDS encoding GNAT family N-acetyltransferase; this encodes MNKDKCVEIRKATSNDLNAIADAHMKVFDSYFLTSLGSKLVKKYYGEYLSNSNTVFFIAIKGNSVVGFVLGTIDLDQTMKYFYKKNFFSILKKISIESIKGNTNIIKGVKERFSAINEALAAILKKDTNDQHRELKVRLMSIGTLSEYRGTNVSSNLVKAFDNELLKRGKQDYCLAFKKDNHRARAFYVKMGFEKNYYKKDLEVMQKRIM
- a CDS encoding glycosyltransferase family 1 protein, which translates into the protein MGKIKVLHVLAQRPKGGIGTFLKNMQANIDTSKVQFDYIICDSDETGEFDTFVEKFGSKVHILSPLKSNKIFRYISEVDTFFKTNGSEYDIVHGHLSSLGVIYLSIASKYGIKHRVIHSHATRLSDKRLNEFRNFFTELPLKKAANIYFACSKKAGEHKFGKKNMDNNKVHIINNAVDVNKYRFDTEKRVKLRKELNLEDKIVIGNVGRLSNQKNLLFLIDVFHRIYDKDKKAVLMLIGDGELFTTLKNKVDSLGLKNAVLFLGKRSDVDKLLQAMDVFVMTSLYEGFPLVGVEAQCSGLPCVFSNTITKEIKVTDGCEFLSLKETKELWASKILNLVRENSGRNQAYKLVANAGYDIKKEAEKLQRLYHKIMEKN
- a CDS encoding glycosyltransferase family 4 protein; its protein translation is MKKVFFVMNTMRAGGAERVVSLLANNLVVKGQDVSIIVTSNDNSFYKLNNKINYCKLGCCSKDLNLFNKLKTNFLEILKLIRVLKREKPDVVITFIRNIPTIIACKVAGIKVIVSERNNPIYDPPNKVWRFLRRIIYPFANGFVFQTDAVKGYFDLNIQKKSVVIPNPVNEELPICNNNKKRKVIVSVGRLSKQKDHATLIKAFGIVRKTFTDYELIIYGEGNLREDLLEMIENLGLKDSVFLPGNAKNLYSEICDASVFVLSSKYEGFPNALIEAMALGLPVISTKCNYGPSEIIKNGENGFLVEVGDYEELAKKINYVIKNKSISEKIGNNAYAIRDKLSTEKIIKKWIDYINLVK
- a CDS encoding O-antigen ligase family protein; protein product: MLTNRIQEQRKKIFNFEFILTIVFLFTLFYTIDGFVYGKFLLILLMSLVFLVKNKELKFDRSIFIFYLFLILVGASGIYGERNEFIIGNMITLFACFMLLIIIPLIVNNEERLEIFISFTIYFGFFLSLYVISLTDIERLLQGRYYASLVLFEKIGNRNSVAILIGIAFNFGIYKILYRHRYAYIPLISFMLMAVLLTGSRKGLLLCVIPLFINLALISLKSNIRRKILYTTLFIILTISLHFIIFKVDFLYQNIGWRIESIYSEIILNESSEESSFNVRQEMIQYGFEYFKEKPFFGYGIENYRYLYGVDSGFETYSHNNYIEILVNNGLIGFILYYSFFIIVIIKANIKRRASTIVAEKNFYTFIITILMCLLIMDVAVISYKWFPYYILLALALKGSWNKENINRSILNENN
- a CDS encoding ATP-grasp fold amidoligase family protein; this translates as MKITENLTKVINNPYKILSYFGERGMLKTLPDNLYLKLLFRARLGKELNLRNPNTFNEKLQWLKIYDRNPKYTTLVDKYEVRKHVSNTIGKEYLIPLLGVYDKVDEIDITTLPNEFVLKCTHDSGGIVICKNKNNFDVELAREKLRRSINKNYFYQYREWPYKNVNPKIVCEKYMVDESGKELKDYKIFCFNGEPKIIQVDFNRFTGHTRNLYDTNWNYLPTSFQYPTNPDIVINKPNRLAEMIKLARILAEGLTFVRIDFYSINDRIFFGEITFYPESGFGNFYPNTLGVEMGEWIKLSKIN
- a CDS encoding glycosyltransferase, translating into MKVLKVSCEGLGNGGVQNVIMNICRNIPDAKFDIILFTSERRHYDNEFEMLGGKIFRINKYEGSSRFIKKIDSYYKFIRIFTNTYKIVKKNGPYDVIHCHNELESGICNLAAYFAGIKIRIAHAHTADDKYLKSNVIKYILKKGLQSLMNLTSNIKISCTKKALVNLFGKRYYEDDNSFIIPNPIDTKWFKKTNDKSIREKGINIIHIGRYCQNKNQMLLVNILPLIANSYPNIRLQLIGSGDEHKEQLQNKAESLGVTSRVEFLPADSNVKEVLENASIFVFPSITEGFGIAALEAQAMEVPCLVSDTVPKEVDCGLCEFLPLSESREVWAQEVVNILRNNYRMKLNWDKLHSLDIECYTQKIKSIYGG
- a CDS encoding polysaccharide pyruvyl transferase family protein; translation: MRIGTLTYHQANNYGAVLQAYALQKFLINSGVETEVINYRPNPKASSLKLQRSFRDKVLHYLLNPKELVENKLKQHRFSTFRKRHLNISAEMFIGDEQIKINPPNYDLYIVGSDQVWNTDLSNSSKAYFLNFVKSGRRISYAASLGKDNFNEVEKEYVSKYLSKFNAISVRENLLQQNLEKDFLIKAKHVLDPIFLLDKKGWLKIANKVTLPKNFVLCYMMEYSVELIEHTKNVASQLNCTPIFISPSHSNFSGKKLKGLGPSEFIYTLAKARYICTNSFHGTAFSIIFKKDFTVVKHSNLNSRISSLINLVGLNKRTLDSEDFCIDEINYSEIEKKLNVEIEVSKNYLNEQLIN